A segment of the Clostridia bacterium genome:
ATAAAAATATCAGGATTGACACAAACTTTTCAATCTTATGTCAAATATAAGATTTATAATTATTTATACTATTATCTAGGAGTATAGGATGACAAAAAAACAATCTAGTTCAAACATTGCCAAGCCTTTTTTTGTTCCTGATGAGCAAACACTTGAGCAAGAAGATGTTATGGAAAATAATTTGATAAACCAAAATCAAACTGATAATGGCACTAATTCGCAATCAGAAAATAAAACTCTTGAGATTACGCCATTACATCGTCAGGCTTATCCAAAAGGCGAGGTTGTTTTGAGCATAAAAAATCTCACCAAAAGATACGGCGAACGTGTTTCCGTGGACAATATTTCTTTGGACGTTTATAGCGGCGAGGTTTTTGGCTTTTTGGGACCTAACGGAGCGGGTAAGACTACAACAATAAGAATGATTTCAGGGCTTGCAGACATAACACAAGGCGAAATTTCTATATGCGGACATTCGATTAAAAATGAATTTAAACAAGCCGTTTCTTGTATCGGAGGAATAATAGAAAATCCCGAAATGTACAAGTATATGACGGGCTGGGATAATCTAAAGTATTATGCATCACTATATGACAATATCTCCGAAGATCAAATTATGGATGTCGTAAAGCTTGTTAAAATGGAAAACCGCATTCATGAAAAGGTAAAGAGATATTCTTTGGGCATGCGCCAGCGTATTGGTATAGCTCAGAGCCTGCTTCATAATCCTAGACTTCTTATTTTGGATGAACCTACTAACGGACTTGATCCTGCGGGTATTCATGAAATGAGAGATTTTTTAAAAATGCTGGCACACGATTACGGCATCGCTGTGTTCATCTCCAGTCATATTTTGACTGAAATGCAGCTTATGTGCGACCGTGTCGGCATTGTTTATAAAGGCAAACTTATCGCGATAAAGACAGTAGAAGAATGGACTCGACCTCAAAATAATATCGTCAAAATAAAGCTTACTGTGCCTACTTTGCAAAAAACAAAGGCGATAGAAGTAATCAGCAGTGCCTTTGGATGCGAAATACAAACTAATAGTAATCTTATAGTATTCTCATTGCCTGAAGAGCAATTATCCAAAGTATCCCTTGTTTTAGCTTCAAAAAACATTTCAGTTATTTCTATGACTTTGGGCGAAAAGTCATTAGAAGAAACATTTTTGGAGCTTACAAGTGCGCATGGCACAGAAATTTCATAAAAATTAGGAGACTAAATCATAAATGAAAAGCATATTTAAACTTACAAGAGGAGAACTTTTCAAATTATTCAAAAGTAACACGCTGTATATAATGACAGGTCTGCTGACTGCTGTGATTTTGCTGATGACCTGGATATATTCTTCACAGGAAAAAAATGTTACTGATGCAATAGAGTTCTTTTTGGGCAATAATCTTTCTACTGACTCTTTTGACATTATTGACGGCGAATTGGATGAACTTAAACAAGCCGGTATAGATACTTCAGAGCTTGACAGCTTTTCTAAAAGCCTTGCCGACAAACCTCAAATTAAACTTTTGCTGCTTGGTGTTGAACCTGAATTGTTAAATGCTTTTATTCACAGATCAGACGTAGGCAACGCTAATAAAGTTTTTGCAGATTATGCATCATTTTCTGATGTTCAGTCTAAGCTGTATTATGACTATTTGCGTTTGATTTATGATGAATATCTTTTTGAATATTCTTTAAATCAGGAAATTTTGAAATATATAGTTGATTCTAATTATAATGTGTCTTTTATAGATTATATAAACAATGTTGCTATGAAAGACCTGTTTGAAAGTTATTCTAAATTATTCGGCAAAAGCAATGGCTATTTTTCACAAGATGGGGCTTATTATCAATTTATAAATTTAAGCAATTCAATTACTGAAACTCCATCTCAAGAACAACAAATTCTTCTAGAC
Coding sequences within it:
- a CDS encoding ABC transporter ATP-binding protein, translated to MTKKQSSSNIAKPFFVPDEQTLEQEDVMENNLINQNQTDNGTNSQSENKTLEITPLHRQAYPKGEVVLSIKNLTKRYGERVSVDNISLDVYSGEVFGFLGPNGAGKTTTIRMISGLADITQGEISICGHSIKNEFKQAVSCIGGIIENPEMYKYMTGWDNLKYYASLYDNISEDQIMDVVKLVKMENRIHEKVKRYSLGMRQRIGIAQSLLHNPRLLILDEPTNGLDPAGIHEMRDFLKMLAHDYGIAVFISSHILTEMQLMCDRVGIVYKGKLIAIKTVEEWTRPQNNIVKIKLTVPTLQKTKAIEVISSAFGCEIQTNSNLIVFSLPEEQLSKVSLVLASKNISVISMTLGEKSLEETFLELTSAHGTEIS